One window from the genome of Alnus glutinosa chromosome 13, dhAlnGlut1.1, whole genome shotgun sequence encodes:
- the LOC133854554 gene encoding probable inactive purple acid phosphatase 27, producing the protein METSHSCRVSGLFIILLTFFVSSSPCLSWSLHPSYINSMAMHINHTAISNFRLLNRRTLMECSNVTDPSIKMKVSRKSNLADEEYLTVTVSRVLHPSKSDWVGMISPSHSNVESCPENWVAYMQTGDYNTSPLLCHYPVKGMYMSTDPDYLSCKKKHHKKSRKGKGVVTSCSGMLTFHIINIRTDIEFVFFGGGFETPCVLARSHSINFANPKKPLYGHISSIDSTGTSMRLTWVSGDIEPQQVQYGDGKTVTSEVTTFTQHNMCPMLNDDGRNAPSPAQDFGWHDPGYIHSAVMTGLEPSSTFSYRYGSDSTDWSEQIQFRTPPAGGGSDELKFLAFGDMGKAPRDPSMEHYIQPGSLSVIQAIVDEVDSNKVDSIFHIGDISYATGFLVEWDFFLHQINPVASRVSYMTAIGNHERDYPNSGSVYDLTDSGGECGIPYEAYFPMPTSAKDKPWYSIEQGNVHFTVMSTEHDWTQKSEQYEWMKNDMASIDRSKTPWLVFTGHRPMYSSGADGIDANRTFSEEVEPLLSENKVDLVLFGHTHVYERICSIYRNECKALPRKDETGIDIYDHSNYSAPVHAIIGMAGFTLDDFPNQVKSWSLVRIRQFGYLRAHAMKKEFNLEFVNSNTREVEDSFRIIKG; encoded by the exons ATGGAGACTAGCCATTCCTGTAGGGTTTCCGGACTCTTCATCATATTACTCACTTTCTTCGTCAGTTCTTCTCCTTGTTTGTCATGGTCGTTGCACCCTTCATATATCAACTCCATGGCCATGCATATAAACCACACTGCAATCTCAAATTTTCGGCTGTTGAATCGAAGAACATTGATGGAGTGCTCCAACGTCACAGACCCTTCTATCAAAATGAAAGTTAGTCGGAAATCCAACCTTGCAGATGAAGAATATCTCACGGTTACCGTTAGCAGAGTTTTGCATCCTTCAAAGAGTGACTGGGTCGGCATGATTTCACCTTCTCATTCTAA TGTAGAAAGTTGTCCAGAAAATTGGGTGGCTTATATGCAAACTGGCGACTATAACACCAGTCCTCTCCTATGCCATTATCCCGTCAAG GGGATGTACATGAGTACAGATCCAGACTATCTGAGTTGCAAGAAGAAGCATCACAAGAAAAGTAGGAAGGGTAAAGGTGTAGTGACCAGCTGCAGTGGGATGTTGACATTTCATATCATTAACATTAGAACCGACATCGAATTTGTGTTCTTTGGCGGGGGATTTGAAACCCCTTGCGTTCTTGCAAGGTCACACAGCATCAATTTTGCCAATCCGAAAAAGCCTTTATATGGACATATCTCAAGCATAGATTCCACCGGAACCTCG ATGAGATTAACATGGGTTAGTGGAGATATCGAGCCCCAACAAGTACAATATGGAGACGGAAAAACTGTCACCTCAGAAGTTACTACATTTACACAACATAACATGTGTC CGATGTTAAATGATGATGGCCGTAATGCACCAAGTCCAGCACAGGATTTCGGGTGGCATGACCCAGGATACATTCATTCTGCAGTAATGACAGGACTTGAACCTTCAAGCACCTTCTCCTACAGATATGGAAG TGACTCAACTGATTGGAGTGAACAAATCCAATTTCGAACTCCACCTGCCGGTGGAGGATCAGATGAGCTCAAGTTCTTAGCATTTGGGGATATGGGAAAGGCTCCCCGTGATCCTTCTATGGAGCACTACATTCAG CCGGGGTCCCTCTCAGTTATTCAAGCCATCGTCGATGAAGTAGATTCTAACAAGGTAGACTCAATCTTCCACATTGGAGATATAAGCTATGCCACTGGCTTTTTAGTCGAATGGGATTTTTTCCTTCACCAAATAAACCCTGTAGCATCCCGAGTTTCTTACATGACTGCAATTGGAAACCATGAAAG aGATTACCCTAACTCGGGATCAGTATATGACCTTACTGATTCAGGAGGAGAATGTGGAATTCCTTATGAAGCTTACTTTCCCATGCCAACCTCAGCAAAGGATAAGCCATGGTATTCCATAGAACAAGGAAATGTTCACTTCACAGTGATGTCTACTGAGCATGATTGGACACAAAAATCTGAACAG TATGAGTGGATGAAAAATGACATGGCTTCCATAGATCGTTCAAAAACTCCTTGGTTGGTTTTCACGGG GCATAGACCCATGTATTCTTCCGGAGCAGACGGTATTGATGCGAATCGAACATTTTCTGAGGAAGTAGAACCATTACTCTCGGAAAATAAA GTTGATCTGGTTCTCTTTGGCCACACTCATGTTTATGAGAGAATCTGCTCGATTTACCGAAATGAATGCAAGGCCTTGCCAAGAAAAGATGAGACTGGGATAGACATATATGATCACAGCAATTATAGTGCCCCAGTGCACGCAATTATTGGTATGGCTGGCTTTACCTTAGACGATTTCCCAAATCAA GTTAAAAGCTGGAGTCTAGTAAGGATTAGACAATTTGGTTATCTGAGAGCTCATGCAATGAAGAAAGAGTTCAACTTAGAG TTCGTAAACTCAAATACAAGGGAAGTTGAGGACAGCTTCCGCATCATTAAAGGTTAA
- the LOC133854640 gene encoding uncharacterized protein LOC133854640, which translates to MKLVWSPETASKAYIDTVKFCDLYQESGVAELVSAMAAGWNANFIVETWSQGGVMATSIGLAVASRHTNGKHVCIVPDEQSRSEYAQAMAAAGMSPEVVVGEPEEVMNELAGIDFMVVDCRRKDFARILRLAKLSSRGAVLACKNASSRSAASFKWRSVLEGTGSRRLVRSVFLPVGMGLDIAYVATSGGNASSGSKRWFKHVDQQSGEEHVIRR; encoded by the exons ATGAAGCTAGTTTGGTCCCCGGAGACTGCATCAAAGGCCTATATTGATACTGTTAAATTT TGTGATCTTTATCAGGAATCAGGAGTGGCAGAGCTTGTTTCTGCCATGGCTGCCGGTTGGAACGCAAACTTCATCGTTGAGACATGGTCACAAGGTGGAGTTATGGCGACAAGTATTGGGCTAGCGGTGGCGAGCCGTCACACGAACGGAAAACATGTGTGCATAGTCCCGGACGAACAGTCAAGATCGGAGTATGCTCAAGCCATGGCGGCGGCCGGCATGTCACCGGAAGTTGTTGTTGGAGAGCCGGAGGAGGTAATGAATGAGCTAGCAGGCATAGATTTCATGGTGGTGGATTGCCGGCGGAAGGACTTTGCAAGAATACTGAGGCTGGCAAAGCTGAGCAGCCGTGGTGCGGTGCTAGCGTGCAAGAATGCTAGCTCGAGATCGGCGGCGAGTTTCAAATGGCGGAGCGTTCTTGAAGGGACTGGATCCCGGCGGCTTGTCCGCTCTGTGTTTCTGCCGGTGGGGATGGGACTGGATATTGCGTATGTCGCAACTAGTGGTGGAAATGCAAGTTCAGGGTCAAAAAGATGGTTTAAGCATGTGGATCAGCAATCAGGAGAGGAGCATGTTATTAGAAGATAA